A window of Hyperolius riggenbachi isolate aHypRig1 chromosome 1, aHypRig1.pri, whole genome shotgun sequence contains these coding sequences:
- the GLRX gene encoding glutaredoxin-1: protein MAQSFVDGKLKACKVTVFEKASCPYCARAKDILSKYKFKKDCLEIINIANMDNMSSIQDYFLQCTGERTVPRIFLEKKCIGGCSDLVRLESSGELEKMLKDIGALE, encoded by the exons ATGGCTCAGAGCTTTGTGGACGGTAAGCTGAAAGCGTGCAAAGTGACGGTGTTTGAGAAGGCGTCGTGCCCTTACTGTGCCAGGGCGAAGGATATACTGAGCAAGTACAAGTTTAAGAAGGATTGCCTGGAAATCATTAATATCGCCAATATGGATAATATGAGCAGCATTCAGGATTACTTCCTGCAGTGCACCGGAGAGCGGACG GTACCTCGGATATTCCTGGAGAAGAAGTGCATTGGCGGTTGTTCTGATCTTGTACGTCTGGAGAGCAGTGGGGAGCTGGAGAAAATGCTGAAAGATATTGGTGCCTTGGAATAG